In the Phaseolus vulgaris cultivar G19833 chromosome 7, P. vulgaris v2.0, whole genome shotgun sequence genome, one interval contains:
- the LOC137829175 gene encoding uncharacterized protein, translated as MPFGEGASTNRPPLFYGVNYQFWKVRMKIFIHSTDKGIWESIENGPFVPQVKKDDVLVDKPSSEWTEAESKKVKFDCSAKEMWDILEVTHEGTTDVKKARKHALIQEYELFKMQKGESICDVEKKFSHIVNHLMSLGKKIDEEELNIKDLTSMYVASLFGKLREHEIEIQRLVVQESEDKHNKSITLKASKQQLVSNESEEENISLLSRKFNKFLRKRQASKRYDSKKSSEFNSNKYTCYGCGEQRHIKSECPNNEVKEKGDFKREKKGKAKKAYIIRDDNDVSSSSSSDDEEANLCLLASVTSSMDSTSTSKGTTYDQLLNAFYETHDEANRLTLSLNRLKGLNNCCEIKACENCELLEKKICYLLKTLDKLTTGKSNFEDVLASQKCVFGKAVDIEGELAEVIKPSSEINSGSLSKMGFTKIGGRWVSKDCDEVGPSGTNEGDETEEAIMQDEPAVKTQEGVHITSTY; from the exons ATGCCCTTTGGAGAAGGTGCCTCAACAAACAGGCCACCTCTGTTTTATGGAGttaattaccaattttggaaagtgcgAATGAAAATTTTTATACACTCAACTGATAAAGGCATTTGGGagtcaattgaaaatggtccttttgtacCTCAAGTTAAGAAAGATGATGTTTTAGTTGATAAACCTTCATCCGAGTGGACTGAGGCAGAAAGTAAGAAAGTTAAATTTGATTG CTCGgctaaagaaatgtgggacatcttGGAGGTCACACATGAAGGCACAACTGATGTGAAGAAAGCTAGGAAGCATGCTCTGATTCAAGAGTATGAACTCTTCAAAATGCAAAAGGGAGAATCCATATGTGATGTGGAGAAGAAGTTTTCTCACATTGTGAATCATCTTATGAGTCTTGGTAAGAAGATTGATGAAGAAGAGCTTAACATCAAG GATCTCACCTCAATGTATGTGGCATCTCTTTTCGGTAAACTAAGAGAGCATGAAATTGAGATTCAAAGGCTTgttgttcaagaaagtgaagacaagcataaCAAGAGCATAACACTTAAAGCTAGCAAACAACAACTAGTTTCcaatgaaagtgaagaagagaacataagtttgttatcaagaaaattcaacaaattcttGAGAAAGAGACAAGCTTCTAAAAGGTATGATTCAAAGAAATCTAGTGAATTCAATTCTAATAAGTATACTTGctatggttgtggtgaacaaagACATATCAAGTCTGAATGTCCAAATAATGAAGTCAAAGAAAAGGGAGACTTCAAAAGGGAGAAAAAAGGAAAAGCTAAGAAAGCATATATAATACGGGATGACAATGAtgtatcatcatcaagttcttcagaTGATGAGGAAGCTAATCTTTGCCTTCTAGCATCAGTAACAAGTAGCATGGATTCTACTTCAACAAGTAAAGGTACCacctatgatcaattgcttaaTGCTTTTtatgaaactcatgatgaagccaaTCGATTGACACTTTCtctcaaccggttgaaaggattaaataactg tTGTGAGATAAaagcttgtgaaaattgtgaacttCTTGAAAAAAAGATTtgctatcttttgaaaaccttggaCAAGCTTACAACTGGAAAGTCCAATTTTGAAGATGTTTTAGCTTCACAGAAATGTGTATTTGGAAAAGCAG tggatataGAAGGAGAGTTAGCAGAAGTAATCAAGCCCTCCAGTGAGATCAACAGTGGATCCCTAAGTAAGATGGGATTTACTAAGATTGGTGGAAGATGGGTAAGCAAGGATTGTGATGAAGTTGGCCCAAGTGGAACTAATGAAGGAGATGAAACTGAAGAGGCAATAAtgcaagatgaacctgctgtcAAAACTCAAGAAGGTGTACATATAACATCAACATATTGA